In one Portunus trituberculatus isolate SZX2019 chromosome 31, ASM1759143v1, whole genome shotgun sequence genomic region, the following are encoded:
- the LOC123511469 gene encoding chromatin assembly factor 1 subunit A-like has product MKEEEKQKQEDKLKHRFASFFLAKKRDVEDEEERDTAGIFKQFRVKEDMQLAPLHRNTLTSDQHEALGEVMMGAQGGQGKLPLTYLALLKAGGHKVRSSARTWPPSTANDDDDDDIEIVDDDDDTTTTATATAPPQKGCPAPPGLRGCGAGRAKLLSFCENRRPAYWGTWSKAGQCVRARRPFLKEPTLDYEYDSNDDWEEEEAGESLSDSEGEEKEEEDNYEVDNDFFVPHGYLSDDEGKEEEEEKNCVKSGDGEMENKNKEKLKRKQAEFEEEMKKKTRELKPRVIGCLWLTDQTTNMAFTQLLKVLEPYRAVRLAPNPIPTAWRGLAPQSGQGEGPGEEETPGGDEKGGKKFVKEFPEEAVAPLIQLLHGNRHGKGFLCREFADYWLQRNSGSGGGGKTGEVCVIAKRKVLQKIREIGVWKKCKTESCKRAMLMWYVPSETREKYGVLDLSIPNTWSYINTPKERKDEDSEVTQDDPARTPKLSKLVPITAFTRKTPTSTPTATSSGKEVTQTGEVSPVAPSTGQVEGCGSVEVSPTPVPTPTPPPSNVTRPNSAGKGKRNRSLFLSGKSQSASFVSFFKKGGKDDGGGGGGSNSVGSEGGGGEGSGSGSDECIILDD; this is encoded by the exons GTGAAGGAAGACATGCAGTTGGCACCCCTACACCGAAATACTCTAACCTCAGACCAGCATGAGGCTCTGGGGGAGGTCATGATGGGGGCACAGGGAGGACAGGGGAAGCTGCCACTGACCTACCTGGCCCTCCTCAAGGCTGGAGGTCACAAGGTCAGGTCATCGGCGAGAACATGGCCGCCCTCaactgctaatgatgatgatgatgatgatattgagaTTGTAG atgatgatgatgacaccaccaccactgccactgccactgcaccaccccAGAAAGGCTGCCCTGCCCCCCCAGGCCTGCGGGGTTGCGGTGCGGGGCGGGCCAAGCTCCTGTCCTTCTGCGAGAACAGGCGGCCAGCTTACTGGGGCACCTGGAGCAAGGCTGGCCAGTGTGTGAGAGCAAGGAGGCCATTTCTGAAGGAG CCCACCCTGGACTACGAGTATGACAGCAATGacgactgggaggaggaggaggcgggagagAGCTTGAGTGACTCAGagggtgaggaaaaggaagaggaagacaattaCGAGGTTGATAATGACTTCTTTGTCCCCCACGGCTACCTCTccgatgatgaaggaaaggaagaggaggaggagaagaattgtgtgaagagtggtgatggtgag atggagaacaagaataaggagaagctGAAGAGGAAACAGGCTGAAtttgaggaagagatgaagaaaaaaaccagAGAACTGAAACCACGCGTCATTGGCTGTCTGTGGCTCACCGACCAAACCACCAacatgg CCTTCACACAGCTGCTGAAGGTCTTAGAACCATACCGAGCTGTCCGTCTGGCCCCCAACCCCATCCCGACAGCCTGGAGGGGTTTGGCGCCCCAGTCTGGCCAGGGAGAGGggccaggggaggaggagacgccAGGAGGggatgagaagggagggaaaaagttcGTCAAGGAGTTTCCagaagaag CTGTGGCACCGCTGATACAGTTACTTCACGGCAACAGACACGGCAAGGGGTTCCTGTGTCGAGAGTTTGCAGATTACTGGTTGCAGAGgaacagtggcagtggtggtggtgggaagactggag aAGTGTGTGTCATTGCCAAGCGGAAAGTTTTGCAGAAAATCAGAGAAATCGGTGTTTGGAAGAAATGCAAGACTGAAAGTTGCAAGCGTGCGATGCTCATGtg GTACGTCCCATCAGAGACACGAGAGAAGTATGGCGTCTTGGACCTGAGCATCCCAAATACCTGGTCGTACATAAACACCCCAAAAGAACGCAAAGATGAGGACTCCGAGGTGACCCAGGATGACCCTGCAAGGACCCCAAAGCTGTCTAAACTTGTCCCCATCACTGCGTTCACCCGAAAGACCCCCACCTCGACCCCGACAGCGACCTCGAGTGGAAAGGAGGTCACGCAAACTGGAGAGGTTTCGCCTGTTGCTCCATCCACAGGGCAGGTGGAGGGGTGTGGGTCAGTGGAGGTGTCACCCACACCTGTGCCCACccctactcctccacccagcaACGTCACCCGCCCCAACTCcgcaggaaaggggaaaagaaatcgCAGTCTTTTCTTGAGTGGGAAGAGTCAGTCTGCTAGCTTTGTGTCGTTCtttaagaagggagggaaggatgatggtggtggtggtggtggtagtaatagtgttggtagtgaaggtggtggtggtgaaggtagtggtagtggtagtgatgagtgTATCATTTTAGATGATTGA
- the LOC123511467 gene encoding fas apoptotic inhibitory molecule 1-like isoform X3: MGLGGELVAVWEVPLSDGLHKVGFEHGTTTGRRVLWVDGKEKVHHDWMFKLVGSEVFSIGNTKCVIKIEPVGGFSYEYSLEVNGKSYKKFTENQSKILKTWLFPLEGALTRVVLEKDTLDVWVNGNRLDTAGEFVDDGTETHFDLSGHPAYIRAVSSGNRREGLIHSLVVDDVEIPEAVE, encoded by the exons ATGGGGCTGGGCGGGGAGCTGGTGGCCGTGTGGGAGGTGCCCCTGAGCGACGGGCTTCACAAGGTGGGGTTTGAGCACGGCACTACCACCGGCCGACGCGTGCTTTGGGTGGACGGCAAG GAGAAAGTGCACCACGACTGGATGTTCAAGCTGGTGGGCTCCGAGGTGTTCAGCATTGGCAACACTAAGTGCGTCATCAAGATTGAACCTGTGGGTGGGTTCTCCTATGAATATTCCCTCGAg GTGAACGGCAAGAGTTACAAAAAATTCACAGAGAACCAAAGCAAGATTCTGAAGACGTGGCTGTTTCCCTTAGAAGGCGCCCTCACCCGCGTGGTGCTGGAGAAAGATACCCTCGATGTGTGGGTGAACGGGAACAGATTGGACACCGCT GGTGAGTTTGTGGATGACGGAACGGAGACGCACTTTGACCTGAGTGGCCACCCTGCCTACATCCGCGCCGTCAGCAGCGGGAACCGGCGGGAAGGACTTATCCACAGCCTGGTGGTGGATGATGTGGAGATCCCTGAGGCGGTGGAGTGA